One Frankia alni ACN14a DNA window includes the following coding sequences:
- a CDS encoding ABC transporter ATP-binding protein — protein sequence MGGGALEVDGVSKRYGDVVALNAMSFEVRAGELFGFVGSNGAGKTTAMRIILGVVTADAGQVRYDGAPLTLRTRRRIGYMPEERGLYPKMKVAEQLHYLAQLHGLGPAAARRAVTQWTERLGVAARRDDEVQKLSLGNQQRVQLAAALVHDPVALVLDEPFSGLDPVAVDVMSEVLRERRAAGVPVVFSSHQLDLVERLCDRVGIVRAGRMVACGPVDELRATGGGRLVVDAPDAPTGWADGLAGVRVRGRDGSRTVLELAPGADDQAVLRAALASGPVREFHPRRPSLAELFRDVVGAGLGAELDLGDGVGDGVGDGDG from the coding sequence ATGGGCGGCGGAGCGTTGGAGGTCGACGGCGTGTCCAAGCGCTACGGCGACGTGGTGGCGCTGAACGCGATGTCGTTCGAGGTGCGGGCCGGTGAGCTGTTCGGGTTCGTCGGCAGCAACGGTGCCGGCAAGACGACCGCGATGCGGATCATCCTCGGGGTGGTCACGGCCGACGCGGGTCAGGTCCGCTACGACGGTGCGCCGCTGACCCTGCGTACCCGTCGGCGGATCGGCTACATGCCCGAGGAGCGCGGGCTCTATCCGAAGATGAAGGTCGCCGAGCAGTTGCACTACCTCGCCCAGCTCCACGGCCTGGGGCCGGCGGCCGCGCGCCGGGCGGTGACGCAGTGGACCGAGCGGCTCGGGGTGGCCGCGCGGCGCGACGACGAGGTGCAGAAGCTCAGTCTCGGCAACCAGCAGCGGGTCCAGCTCGCCGCGGCGCTCGTGCACGATCCGGTGGCCCTGGTGCTCGACGAGCCGTTCTCCGGGTTGGACCCGGTCGCGGTCGACGTGATGAGCGAGGTGCTGCGGGAGCGGCGCGCCGCCGGGGTGCCGGTGGTGTTCTCCAGCCATCAGCTCGACCTCGTCGAGCGGCTGTGCGATCGGGTCGGGATCGTGCGGGCGGGCCGGATGGTCGCCTGCGGACCGGTCGACGAGCTGCGGGCCACCGGCGGCGGGCGGCTCGTCGTGGACGCCCCGGACGCGCCGACGGGCTGGGCGGACGGGCTGGCCGGGGTGCGGGTGCGTGGGCGGGACGGGTCTCGCACGGTGCTCGAGCTCGCGCCGGGCGCCGACGACCAGGCGGTGCTGCGTGCGGCGCTGGCGAGCGGTCCGGTGCGCGAGTTCCATCCCCGTCGGCCGTCGCTGGCGGAGCTGTTCCGTGACGTGGTCGGCGCTGGTCTCGGCGCCGAACTTGATCTTGGCGATGGCGTCGGCGATGGGGTCGGCGATGGCGATGGCTGA